The Papio anubis isolate 15944 chromosome 1, Panubis1.0, whole genome shotgun sequence genome window below encodes:
- the KLF17 gene encoding Krueppel-like factor 17, producing the protein MYNRPQAEMEQEAGELSRWQVAHQAAQDNENSAPILNMSSSSGSSGVHASWNQGLPSIQHFPHSTEMLRSPLVSVEAPRQNMDEGGPQFSMPLPERGVSYCPQATLTPSQMIYCQRVSPPQQEMMIFSGPQLMPIGEPNIPRVARPFSGNLRMPPNGLPVSASTGIPMMSHAGNPPMPYPGLSTVPSEETLLGPTMPSTEAQAVLPSMAQMLPPQDAHDLGMPPAEPQSLLALGSQDSLVTQPHSQEDPFLPEQPRPAPQTAEKNSRPQERTGRGGSSEARPYRCNYENCGKAYTKRSHLVSHQRKHTGERPYSCNWESCPWSFFRSDELRRHTRVHTRYRPYKCDQCSREFMRSDHLKQHQKTHRPGPLDPQTNSREQDGPPAAGP; encoded by the exons ATGTACAACCGACCGCAGGCTGAGATGGAACAGGAAGCTGGGGAGCTGAGCCGATGGCAGGTGGCGCACCAGGCTGCCCAG GATAACGAGAACTCAGCGCCCATCTTGAACATGTCCTCATCTTCTGGAAGCTCTGGAGTGCACGCCTCTTGGAACCAAGGCCTACCAAGCATTCAGCACTTTCCTCACAGTACAGAGATGCTGAGGTCCCCCTTGGTGTCTGTTGAGGCGCCGAGGCAGAATATGGATGAAGGAGGGCCACAGTTCAGTATGCCACTGCCTGAGCGTGGTGTGAGCTACTGCCCCCAAGCGACTCTCACTCCTTCCCAGATGATTTACTGTCAGAGAGTGTCTCCCCCTCAGCAAGAGATGATGATTTTCAGTGGGCCCCAACTAATGCCCATAGGAGAGCCCAATATTCCAAGGGTGGCCAGGCCCTTCAGCGGGAATCTAAGGATGCCCCCCAATGGGCTGCCAGTCTCGGCTTCCACTGGAATCCCAATGATGTCCCACGCTGGGAACCCTCCAATGCCTTACCCTGGCCTCTCGACAGTGCCTTCTGAAGAAACATTGTTAGGCCCGACCATGCCTTCCACTGAGGCCCAGGCAGTGCTCCCATCCATGGCTCAGATGTTGCCCCCACAAGATGCCCATGACCTTGGGATGCCTCCAGCTGAGCCCCAGTCATTGCTGGCTTTAGGGTCTCAGGACTCTCTTGTAACTCAGCCGCACTCTCAAGAAGACCCATTTCTACCAGAGCAGCCCAGACCTGCTCCACAGACAGCAGAGAAGAACTCCAGGCCTCAGGAAAGGACTGGTAGAGGGGGCTCCTCGGAGGCAAGGCCTTACCGCTGCAACTACGAGAACTGCGGAAAAGCTTATACCAAACGCTCCCACCTGGTGAGCCACCAGCGCAAGCACACAG GTGAGAGGCCCTATTCTTGCAACTGGGAAAGTTGTCCGTGGTCTTTCTTCCGTTCTGATGAGCTGAGACGACATACACGGGTACACACTAGATATCGACCATATAAGTGTGATCAGTGCAGCCGGGAGTTCATGAGGTCTGACCATCTCAAGCAACACCAGAAAACTCATCGGCCAGGACCCTTAGACCCACAGACCAACAGTAGAGAGCAGGACGGTCCTCCTGCTGCTGGTCCTTAG
- the KLF18 gene encoding LOW QUALITY PROTEIN: Kruppel-like factor 18 (The sequence of the model RefSeq protein was modified relative to this genomic sequence to represent the inferred CDS: inserted 4 bases in 3 codons; deleted 1 base in 1 codon; substituted 5 bases at 5 genomic stop codons) has product MDSSLLQAIEEIENFFQHLSERHTKQAETPDAPEPQNCMPLTAHAEESQHESTRSKTMPPLGPTMMTSACTNIPGTVLTQDLTMHPLKALDMALEDLNETYSMGQKVTSFDQIKHTAGSQMTDVTDTPKASPTDCQKTAITASNMTISSESNQLNTPSSDQTLNESQIPALHGDQMKTLSDNQTLCGDQVTFSSDQTLTDGHTVTSSGDEALSGGQMTTSLDLYGGQMMTSTDNQTLYGEQATTSTGNQTLYVEQMTTSTGNQTLCGEQMMTXTGNQTLYVEQMTTSTGNQTLCLEADMTASTVVNQTLTGEQMATSHXSSRPSEEQMTNLHWXQTLXGADDSPLLVTDPLREQMTTSTSNQTLYREQMTTSTXKWQTLCWEQVTASASNQTLYGEQMTTSTEASRPSRGQMMMTSTSNQTLYGEQMTTSTSNQTLXQGQMADFTGSARPSXGQVTTSTGKQTLWGQVATSTGNQTLLIRPSTGEQMTTSTNVKTLYREQVTTSLVIRPLXEQVTTSTGNQTLCGEQMTTSTGSLRPFHGGRDGDLTLVIQTLYGEQAMTSTGNQTLYGEQVTTSTSNQTLCGEQMMTSTSNQTLWQGSWWPPLVARPSIGSRPSVGEQMMTSTGNQTLYGEQVTTSTSNQTLCGEQMMTSTGNQTLYGEQVTTSTGNQTLYGGQNMTSIDNQALCGGQMATYSGNPTLYGDQMLTLQVGNMTMLTNDHSLYGGYISHQFSSLPHPGFPCFSSSHLIQGQVPEKQKTQSCQFWKNPEVSRPYICTYENCKKSYKKACHLRTHMRKHTGEKPYICDVEGCTWKFTRSDELNRHKKRHTGERPYLCSICNKNFARSDHLKQHAKVHNVHPGL; this is encoded by the exons ATGGATTCCAGTCTCCTCCAGGCAATCGAGGAAATTGAGAATTTTTTCCAGCATCTCTCTGAGCGACATACAAAACAGGCAGAAACCCCAGATGCACCAGAACCACAGAACTGTATGCCTCTGACTGCCCATGCTGAGGAGAGCCAACATGAGTCAACCAGGAGCAAGACGATGCCTCCCTTGGGGCCCACAATGATGACTTCTGCATGCACTAACATCCCTGGGACAGTTCTCACCCAGGACTTAACAATGCACCCTCTTAAAGCCCTTGATATGGCACTTGAAGACCTAAATGAGACTTATTCCATGGGCCAGAAAGTGACTTCCTTTGATCAGATAAAACACACAGCAGGCTCCCAGATGACAGATGTTACTGACACCCCAAAGGCATCACCCACTGATTGCCAGAAGACAGCCATCACTGCAAGCAACATGACAATCTCCAGTGAAAGTAACCAGCTGAACACTCCAAGTAGTGACCAGACCCTCAATGAGAGTCAGATACCAGCCCTGCATGGAGATCAGATGAAGACCCTCAGTGATAACCAGACTCTCTGTGGGGACCAGGTGACCTTCAGTAGTGACCAGACCCTCACTGATGGTCATACAGTGACTTCCAGTGGCGATGAGGCCCTCTCTGGGGGCCAGATGACAACCAGTCTAGACCTCTATGGAGGGCAAATGATGACTTCCACTGATAACCAGACTCTCTATGGGGAGCAAGCGACAACCTCCACTGGTAACCAGACCCTCTACGTGGAGCAGATGACGACCTCCACTGGTAACCAGACCCTCTGTGGAGAGCAGATGATGA TCACTGGTAACCAGACCCTCTACGTGGAGCAGATGACGACCTCCACTGGTAACCAGACCCTCTGCTTGGAAGCAGAT ATGACGGCCTCCACTGTGGTAAACCAGACCCTCACAGGGGAGCAGATGGCAACCTCACACTGAAGTAGCAGACCCTCTGAGGAGCAGATGACCAACCTCCACTGGTAGCAGACCCTCTGAGGAGCAGATGATAGCCCTCTACTAGTAACAGACCCTCTGAGGGAGCAGATGACAACCTCCACTAGTAACCAGACCCTGTACAGGGAGCAGATGACGACTTCCAC GAAATGGCAGACCCTCTGCTGGGAGCAGGTGACGGCCTCCGCA AGTAACCAGACCCTCTACGGGGAGCAGATGACAACCTCCACTGAAGCCAGCAGACCCTCACGGGGGCAGATGATGATGACCTCTACTAGTAACCAGACCCTCTACGGGGAGCAGATGACAACCTCCACTAGTAACCAGACCC TACAGGGGCAGATGGCCGACTTCACTGGCTCAGCCAGACCCTCCTAGGGGCAGGTGACGACCTCCACTGGTAAGCAGACCCTCTGGGGGCAGGTGGCGACCTCCACTGGTAACCAGACCCTCT TAATCAGACCCTCTACGGGGGAGCAGATGACGACCTCCACTAATGTCAAGACCCTCTATAGGGAGCAGGTGACGACCTCACTAGTAATCAGACCTCTATAGGAGCAGGTGACGACCTCCACTGGTAACCAGACCCTCTGTGGAGAGCAGATGACGACCTCCACTGGTAGCTTGAGGCCCTTTCACGGGGGACGAGATGGTGACCTCACCCTGGTAATCCAGACCCTCTATGGGGAGCAGGCGATGACCTCCACTGGTAATCAGACCCTCTATGGGGAGCAGGTGACGACCTCCACTAGTAACCAGACCCTCTGTGGGGAGCAGATGATGACCTCCACTAGTAACCAGACCCTCTGGCAGGGCAGTTGGTGGCCTCCACTAGTAGCCAGACCCTCTATAGGGAGCAG ACCCTCTGTAGGGGAGCAGATGATGACCTCCACTGGTAACCAGACCCTCTATGGGGAGCAGGTGACGACCTCCACTAGTAACCAGACCCTCTGTGGGGAGCAGATGATGACCTCCACTGGTAACCAGACCCTCTATGGGGAGCAGGTGACGACCTCCACTGGTAATCAGACCCTCTATGGGGGGCAGAATATGACCTCCATTGATAACCAGGCTCTCTGTGGAGGCCAGATGGCAACATATAGTGGCAACCCGACCCTCTATGGGGACCAGATGCTGACTCTTCAGGTGGGCAATATGACAATGCTCACTAATGACCACAGCCTTTATGGGGGATATATATCCCATCAGTTCTCATCATTGCCACACCCAGGATTCCCATGCTTTTCAAGTTCCCATTTGATTCAAGGACAAGTTCCAGAAAAGCAGAAGACACAGAGCTGCCAGTTCTGGAAGAATCCTGAGGTTTCGAGGCCCTACATCTGCACTTACGAGAACTGCAAGAAGTCTTATAAAAAGGCTTGCCACCTCCGAACCCATATGCGCAAGCACACCG GGGAGAAGCCCTACATATGCGATGTAGAGGGATGTACGTGGAAATTCACCCGCTCAGATGAGCTCAACAGACACAAGAAAAGGCACACAGGGGAACGGCCCTACCTGTGTTCAATATGCAACAAGAATTTTGCAAGATCTGATCACCTAAAGCAGCATGCAAAGGTCCACAACGTTCACCCAGGATTATGA